Genomic DNA from Alicyclobacillus fastidiosus:
GGGGCGTGCACCGGTTCTGGTAGACTTTCCTCGAGTGGGGGATCATGATGAATACAGAAACGATGCAAGTCCGTCGGAGAAAGCGGCAGACTTCGAGCTTTATCACGCTCATCGTCGCCTTGTTGATTTTAATCGTAGGCAGTTACTTTCTCTTGCGGCCAGTGATGAAAAACCAAGACACGCCTGTTGCCGTGACGCAGCGATTTGTGGGTTATGTCGAGTTGAAACAGTTCGATGAGGCGCACAACTTGATGACGCCAACGTTTCAAAATACGGCCGGATGGCATGGTATGCTCTATTCTTTGTATGGTTCAATCGATCCAGCAGAGGCTGGGTACAAACTCGTGGCGGAGAAGGACGGCATTGCTCAAGTCCAGTTTTCCAACGAGTCTGGCGGCTACCTGTACCTGAAACAAGTGAACGGCCAGTGGCGTGTTGCGAGCCCGAATGAGCTTCCAGCGTCGGTGACGGGAAGCACCGGAACGACGGCGGGTACTGGGACGGCAACAGGGCAGTAACAGGTTGTTTTTAGACGTCGATCCCGATGGGATCGGCGTTTTTTTGTCTCGGTAGAAGAAGACGAGTGGACGATTTTGTGGTATCATCATGGATTGAGAACGTTATGGAGGTGATTCGCACACATGAAGAACTACCAAATACTTTTGTACTACATGTATACGCCAATTGAAGATCCTGAACAATTCGCGCGGGACCATGCTGCACTTTGCGAATCACTGGGTCTTCTTGGACGAATCATCGTGGCTTCTGAGGGAATCAATGGTACGGTTTCTGGACTCGTGGAGTCGACTGAAGCGTATATGCAGATCATGCACGCTGACGCTCGATTTAAAGATATGGTGTTTAAAGTAGACGCATCTGACAAGCACGCGTTCAAAAAGCTGTCTGTGCGCCACAAGCGTGAAATCGTCAACTTTCATTTGGATGAGGATATCGACCCGCGTGTCGAGACTGGAAAAAAACTCAAACCCAAGGAATTCCACGATATGCTGCAGCGAGACGACGTCGTGGTTATCGATGGACGAAATGATTACGAGTACGAGATTGGCCATTTTCGCAAGGCAATCAAACCTGACGTAAAGGCATTTCGCGAGTTCCCGCAGTGGTTTGAGGAGCACCGCGATGAGCTTGCCGGGAAGACCGTGCTCACGTATTGCACAGGGGGCATTCGCTGCGAGAAACTGTC
This window encodes:
- a CDS encoding rhodanese-related sulfurtransferase translates to MKNYQILLYYMYTPIEDPEQFARDHAALCESLGLLGRIIVASEGINGTVSGLVESTEAYMQIMHADARFKDMVFKVDASDKHAFKKLSVRHKREIVNFHLDEDIDPRVETGKKLKPKEFHDMLQRDDVVVIDGRNDYEYEIGHFRKAIKPDVKAFREFPQWFEEHRDELAGKTVLTYCTGGIRCEKLSGFLVREGLNDVYQLDGGIVTYSKDPEVRGHLFDGKCYVFDERIAVQINQTDEDVVVSRCEHCDKACDRYINCGYLDCHRQHICCEDCERTMRGFCSAECEVQAKSNDRVDPLVLHLQTTVG